In Equus caballus isolate H_3958 breed thoroughbred chromosome 28, TB-T2T, whole genome shotgun sequence, the following proteins share a genomic window:
- the HDAC10 gene encoding polyamine deacetylase HDAC10 isoform X1 — protein sequence MGTALVYHEDMTAARLLWDDPECEIECPERLTIALERLRQRGLEQRCLRLAAREASEEELGLVHSPEYVALLRGTQALGTGELQALSGQYDAIYFHPSTFHCARLAAGAALQLVDAVLTGAVQNGLALVRPPGHHSQRAAANGFCVFNNVAIAAKHAKQKHGLHRILIVDWDIHHGQGIQYIFEDDPSVLYFSWHRYEHGRFWPYLQESDTDAVGQGQGRGFTVNLPWNQVPAPHLRLPPRAPHPARLPCPTAPGLLSVAQDILPGLPPEAKPRGEDATAPLAGSNTDTLWPQVGMGNADYVAAFLHVLLPLAFEFDPELVLVAAGFDSAVGDPEGQMQATPECFAHLTQLLQVLACGRVCAVLEGGYHLESLSQSVCMMVQALLGDPPLPLSGPMEPHRSALESIQSVRAAQAPHWMSLQQQDAAPVLSPSTRSPEGSISPLLPGGPEFKAPVAQTEAQAMAALSSLLDQLRLYPTPPLRTAVALTELDAALVLPPDVLHWERSAPQKEMQAWARPHEALAQDKSFNALGKVLYLLDSILDGQVSSGIAATPAPAAAATLDVAIQRGLSHRAQRLLCVAVGQLDRPLDLADDGRTLWLNIRGKEAAALSMFHVSTPLPGTTGGFLSYILALVLPLAYGFQPNLVLVALGPAHGLQAPQAALLAALLRVPAGGQVLVLVEEVSWAEWRCCGVTSGERPVTLCFHLCPWPRNPHPSLQGSWSRHCVERAPPAWAPSPGPPQRRCRPWSICEGSCGHSGKCCRWPLLKGCDPVAWRRLGWTSQDGHRDPDPRAGVNRPRTGRPRQCPEAGPASTRRPESPPACADGRPCSPRPGSKQLSESLTLPS from the exons ATGGGGACCGCACTCGTGTACCACGAGGACATGACGGCCGCCCGGCTGCTCTGGGACGA CCCCGAGTGTGAGATAGAATGTCCTGAGCGCCTGACTATAGCCCTGGAGCGCCTGCGGCAGCGCGGCCTGGAGCAGAGGTGTCTACGCTTGGCTGCCAGAGAGGCCTCggaggaggagctgggcctggTGCACAG CCCCGAGTATGTGGCCCTCTTGCGCGGGACCCAGGCCTTGGGCACTGGGGAGCTCCAGGCACTGTCTGGACAGTATGACGCCATCTACTTCCATCCG AGTACCTTCCACTGTGCCCGGCTGGCTGCAGGGGCTGCACTGCAGTTAGTGGATGCTGTGCTGACTGGAGCTGTGCAAAATGGGCTCGCTCTGGTGAG GCCTCCTGGGCACCACAGCCAGAGGGCTGCCGCCAATGGGTTTTGCGTGTTCAACAATGTGGCAATAGCAGCCAAACATGCCAAGCAGAAACACGGGCTGCACAG GATCCTCATCGTTGACTGGGATATCCACCACGGCCAGGGCATCCAGTATATCTTCGAGGATGACCCCAG CGTCCTTTATTTCTCCTGGCACCGCTACGAGCATGGGCGCTTCTGGCCCTATCTTCAAGAGTCAGATACAGATGCTGTCGGGCAGGGGCAGGGCCGCGGCTTCACTGTCAACTTGccctggaaccaggtgcctgctCCTCACCTCAGACTCCCACCCAGAGCCCCTCACCCAGCCCgcctcccctgccccacagcTCCAGGCCTTCTGAGTGTAGCCCAGGACATCCTGCCAGGGTTACCCCCAGAGGCCAAGCCCCGGGGTGAAGATGCCACTGCCCCCCTGGCAGGGTCCAACACTGACACCCTGTGGCCGCAGGTCGGGATGGGAAATGCTGACTATGTGGCTGCCTTTCTGCATGTGCTGCTCCCCCTGGCCTTTGAG TTTGACCCTGAGCTAGTGCTAGTCGCGGCAGGATTTGACTCAGCGGTTGGGGATCCTGAG GGGCAGATGCAGGCCACTCCAGAGTGCTTCGCCCACCTCACGCAGCTACTGCAAGTGCTGGCCTGTGGCCGGGTCTGCGCTGTGCTGGAG gGCGGCTACCACCTGGAGTCGCTCTCTCAGTCAGTGTGCATGATGGTGCAGGCACTGCTGGGCGACCCCCCTCTGCCCCTGTCAGGGCCCATGGAGCCACATCGCAG TGCCCTGGAGTCCATTCAGAGTGTCCGGGCAGCCCAGGCCCCTCACTGGATGAGCCTCCAGCAGCAAG ACGCAGCCCCCGTATTGAGTCCCAGCACCCGCTCCCCAGAGGGGAGCATCTCGCCTCTGCTACCCGGGGGGCCCGAATTCAAGGCACCTGTGGCTCAGACTGAGGCTCAGGCCATGGCTGCCTTGAGCTCCCTACTGGACCAGTTGCGCCTCTACCCCACACCCCCTCTCCGCACGGCTGTTGCCCTGACTGAGCTGGATGCAGCCCTTGTCCTGCCCCCTGATGTCCTCCATTGGGAGAGGTCAGCCCCGCAGAAGGAGATGCAGGCATGGGCCAG GCCACATGAGGCCTTGGCCCAGGACAAGTCCTTCAACGCACTCGGGAAGGTCCTGTACCTCTTGGACAGCATCCtggatgggcag GTGAGCAGCGGCATCGCAGCCACCCCGGCCCCTGCTGCAGCTGCCACCCTGGACGTGGCCATTCAGCGTGGCCTGTCCCACAGAGCCCAGAG GCTGCTCTGTGTGGCTGTGGGACAGCTGGATCGGCCCCTGGACCTTGCCGATGATGG GAGGACGCTGTGGCTGAATATCAGGGGCAAGGAGGCAGCTGCCCTGTCCATGTTCCATGTTTCCACACCACTACCAGGG ACAACTGGTGGTTTCCTGAGCTACATCCTGGCCCTGGTGCTGCCCCTGGCCTATGGCTTCCAGCCTAACCTGGTGCTGGTggcactggggccagcccatggcctgCAGGCCCCTCAAGCTGCACTCCTGGCTGCACTGCTGCGGGTGCCAGCAGGGGGCCAAGTCTTGGTACTGGTTGAGGAGGTGAGTTGGGCAGAGTGGAGGTGCTGTGGGGTGACAAGTGGGGAGAGGCCAGTGACTCTCTGCTTCCACCTCTGCCCCTGGCCCAGGAATCCACACCCCAGCTTGCAGGGGTCCTGGTCCAGGCACTGCGTGGAGAGGGCccccccagcctgggccccttctCCAGGGCCTCCCCAGAGGAGATGCAGGCCCTGGAGCATCTGCGAGGGCAGCTGCGGACACAGTGGAAAATGCTGCAGGTGGCCG CTCCTCAAGGGCTGTGACCCGGTCGCCTGGCGTCGGCTGGGGTGGACATCCCAGGACGGACACCGCGATCCCGACCCCAGAGCCGGCGTTAACCGTCCCCGCACAGGTCGCCCGCGGCAGTGTCCTGAGGCCGGCCCTGCGTCCACTCGGCGCCCGGAGTCCCCGCCGGCCTGCGCGGACGGCCGGCCCTGCTCCCCACGCCCCGGCAGTAAACAGTTAAGCGAAAGTCTGACTCTGCCTTCTTGA
- the HDAC10 gene encoding polyamine deacetylase HDAC10 isoform X6, protein MGTALVYHEDMTAARLLWDDPECEIECPERLTIALERLRQRGLEQRCLRLAAREASEEELGLVHSPEYVALLRGTQALGTGELQALSGQYDAIYFHPSTFHCARLAAGAALQLVDAVLTGAVQNGLALVRPPGHHSQRAAANGFCVFNNVAIAAKHAKQKHGLHRILIVDWDIHHGQGIQYIFEDDPSVLYFSWHRYEHGRFWPYLQESDTDAVGQGQGRGFTVNLPWNQVGMGNADYVAAFLHVLLPLAFEFDPELVLVAAGFDSAVGDPEGQMQATPECFAHLTQLLQVLACGRVCAVLEGGYHLESLSQSVCMMVQALLGDPPLPLSGPMEPHRSALESIQSVRAAQAPHWMSLQQQDAAPVLSPSTRSPEGSISPLLPGGPEFKAPVAQTEAQAMAALSSLLDQLRLYPTPPLRTAVALTELDAALVLPPDVLHWERSAPQKEMQAWARPHEALAQDKSFNALGKVLYLLDSILDGQVSSGIAATPAPAAAATLDVAIQRGLSHRAQRLLCVAVGQLDRPLDLADDGRTLWLNIRGKEAAALSMFHVSTPLPGTTGGFLSYILALVLPLAYGFQPNLVLVALGPAHGLQAPQAALLAALLRVPAGGQVLVLVEEESTPQLAGVLVQALRGEGPPSLGPFSRASPEEMQALEHLRGQLRTQWKMLQVAAPQGL, encoded by the exons ATGGGGACCGCACTCGTGTACCACGAGGACATGACGGCCGCCCGGCTGCTCTGGGACGA CCCCGAGTGTGAGATAGAATGTCCTGAGCGCCTGACTATAGCCCTGGAGCGCCTGCGGCAGCGCGGCCTGGAGCAGAGGTGTCTACGCTTGGCTGCCAGAGAGGCCTCggaggaggagctgggcctggTGCACAG CCCCGAGTATGTGGCCCTCTTGCGCGGGACCCAGGCCTTGGGCACTGGGGAGCTCCAGGCACTGTCTGGACAGTATGACGCCATCTACTTCCATCCG AGTACCTTCCACTGTGCCCGGCTGGCTGCAGGGGCTGCACTGCAGTTAGTGGATGCTGTGCTGACTGGAGCTGTGCAAAATGGGCTCGCTCTGGTGAG GCCTCCTGGGCACCACAGCCAGAGGGCTGCCGCCAATGGGTTTTGCGTGTTCAACAATGTGGCAATAGCAGCCAAACATGCCAAGCAGAAACACGGGCTGCACAG GATCCTCATCGTTGACTGGGATATCCACCACGGCCAGGGCATCCAGTATATCTTCGAGGATGACCCCAG CGTCCTTTATTTCTCCTGGCACCGCTACGAGCATGGGCGCTTCTGGCCCTATCTTCAAGAGTCAGATACAGATGCTGTCGGGCAGGGGCAGGGCCGCGGCTTCACTGTCAACTTGccctggaaccag GTCGGGATGGGAAATGCTGACTATGTGGCTGCCTTTCTGCATGTGCTGCTCCCCCTGGCCTTTGAG TTTGACCCTGAGCTAGTGCTAGTCGCGGCAGGATTTGACTCAGCGGTTGGGGATCCTGAG GGGCAGATGCAGGCCACTCCAGAGTGCTTCGCCCACCTCACGCAGCTACTGCAAGTGCTGGCCTGTGGCCGGGTCTGCGCTGTGCTGGAG gGCGGCTACCACCTGGAGTCGCTCTCTCAGTCAGTGTGCATGATGGTGCAGGCACTGCTGGGCGACCCCCCTCTGCCCCTGTCAGGGCCCATGGAGCCACATCGCAG TGCCCTGGAGTCCATTCAGAGTGTCCGGGCAGCCCAGGCCCCTCACTGGATGAGCCTCCAGCAGCAAG ACGCAGCCCCCGTATTGAGTCCCAGCACCCGCTCCCCAGAGGGGAGCATCTCGCCTCTGCTACCCGGGGGGCCCGAATTCAAGGCACCTGTGGCTCAGACTGAGGCTCAGGCCATGGCTGCCTTGAGCTCCCTACTGGACCAGTTGCGCCTCTACCCCACACCCCCTCTCCGCACGGCTGTTGCCCTGACTGAGCTGGATGCAGCCCTTGTCCTGCCCCCTGATGTCCTCCATTGGGAGAGGTCAGCCCCGCAGAAGGAGATGCAGGCATGGGCCAG GCCACATGAGGCCTTGGCCCAGGACAAGTCCTTCAACGCACTCGGGAAGGTCCTGTACCTCTTGGACAGCATCCtggatgggcag GTGAGCAGCGGCATCGCAGCCACCCCGGCCCCTGCTGCAGCTGCCACCCTGGACGTGGCCATTCAGCGTGGCCTGTCCCACAGAGCCCAGAG GCTGCTCTGTGTGGCTGTGGGACAGCTGGATCGGCCCCTGGACCTTGCCGATGATGG GAGGACGCTGTGGCTGAATATCAGGGGCAAGGAGGCAGCTGCCCTGTCCATGTTCCATGTTTCCACACCACTACCAGGG ACAACTGGTGGTTTCCTGAGCTACATCCTGGCCCTGGTGCTGCCCCTGGCCTATGGCTTCCAGCCTAACCTGGTGCTGGTggcactggggccagcccatggcctgCAGGCCCCTCAAGCTGCACTCCTGGCTGCACTGCTGCGGGTGCCAGCAGGGGGCCAAGTCTTGGTACTGGTTGAGGAG GAATCCACACCCCAGCTTGCAGGGGTCCTGGTCCAGGCACTGCGTGGAGAGGGCccccccagcctgggccccttctCCAGGGCCTCCCCAGAGGAGATGCAGGCCCTGGAGCATCTGCGAGGGCAGCTGCGGACACAGTGGAAAATGCTGCAGGTGGCCG CTCCTCAAGGGCTGTGA
- the HDAC10 gene encoding polyamine deacetylase HDAC10 isoform X4, whose translation MGTALVYHEDMTAARLLWDDPECEIECPERLTIALERLRQRGLEQRCLRLAAREASEEELGLVHSPEYVALLRGTQALGTGELQALSGQYDAIYFHPSTFHCARLAAGAALQLVDAVLTGAVQNGLALVRPPGHHSQRAAANGFCVFNNVAIAAKHAKQKHGLHSVLYFSWHRYEHGRFWPYLQESDTDAVGQGQGRGFTVNLPWNQVGMGNADYVAAFLHVLLPLAFEFDPELVLVAAGFDSAVGDPEGQMQATPECFAHLTQLLQVLACGRVCAVLEGGYHLESLSQSVCMMVQALLGDPPLPLSGPMEPHRSALESIQSVRAAQAPHWMSLQQQDAAPVLSPSTRSPEGSISPLLPGGPEFKAPVAQTEAQAMAALSSLLDQLRLYPTPPLRTAVALTELDAALVLPPDVLHWERSAPQKEMQAWARPHEALAQDKSFNALGKVLYLLDSILDGQVSSGIAATPAPAAAATLDVAIQRGLSHRAQRLLCVAVGQLDRPLDLADDGRTLWLNIRGKEAAALSMFHVSTPLPGTTGGFLSYILALVLPLAYGFQPNLVLVALGPAHGLQAPQAALLAALLRVPAGGQVLVLVEEVSWAEWRCCGVTSGERPVTLCFHLCPWPRNPHPSLQGSWSRHCVERAPPAWAPSPGPPQRRCRPWSICEGSCGHSGKCCRWPLLKGCDPVAWRRLGWTSQDGHRDPDPRAGVNRPRTGRPRQCPEAGPASTRRPESPPACADGRPCSPRPGSKQLSESLTLPS comes from the exons ATGGGGACCGCACTCGTGTACCACGAGGACATGACGGCCGCCCGGCTGCTCTGGGACGA CCCCGAGTGTGAGATAGAATGTCCTGAGCGCCTGACTATAGCCCTGGAGCGCCTGCGGCAGCGCGGCCTGGAGCAGAGGTGTCTACGCTTGGCTGCCAGAGAGGCCTCggaggaggagctgggcctggTGCACAG CCCCGAGTATGTGGCCCTCTTGCGCGGGACCCAGGCCTTGGGCACTGGGGAGCTCCAGGCACTGTCTGGACAGTATGACGCCATCTACTTCCATCCG AGTACCTTCCACTGTGCCCGGCTGGCTGCAGGGGCTGCACTGCAGTTAGTGGATGCTGTGCTGACTGGAGCTGTGCAAAATGGGCTCGCTCTGGTGAG GCCTCCTGGGCACCACAGCCAGAGGGCTGCCGCCAATGGGTTTTGCGTGTTCAACAATGTGGCAATAGCAGCCAAACATGCCAAGCAGAAACACGGGCTGCACAG CGTCCTTTATTTCTCCTGGCACCGCTACGAGCATGGGCGCTTCTGGCCCTATCTTCAAGAGTCAGATACAGATGCTGTCGGGCAGGGGCAGGGCCGCGGCTTCACTGTCAACTTGccctggaaccag GTCGGGATGGGAAATGCTGACTATGTGGCTGCCTTTCTGCATGTGCTGCTCCCCCTGGCCTTTGAG TTTGACCCTGAGCTAGTGCTAGTCGCGGCAGGATTTGACTCAGCGGTTGGGGATCCTGAG GGGCAGATGCAGGCCACTCCAGAGTGCTTCGCCCACCTCACGCAGCTACTGCAAGTGCTGGCCTGTGGCCGGGTCTGCGCTGTGCTGGAG gGCGGCTACCACCTGGAGTCGCTCTCTCAGTCAGTGTGCATGATGGTGCAGGCACTGCTGGGCGACCCCCCTCTGCCCCTGTCAGGGCCCATGGAGCCACATCGCAG TGCCCTGGAGTCCATTCAGAGTGTCCGGGCAGCCCAGGCCCCTCACTGGATGAGCCTCCAGCAGCAAG ACGCAGCCCCCGTATTGAGTCCCAGCACCCGCTCCCCAGAGGGGAGCATCTCGCCTCTGCTACCCGGGGGGCCCGAATTCAAGGCACCTGTGGCTCAGACTGAGGCTCAGGCCATGGCTGCCTTGAGCTCCCTACTGGACCAGTTGCGCCTCTACCCCACACCCCCTCTCCGCACGGCTGTTGCCCTGACTGAGCTGGATGCAGCCCTTGTCCTGCCCCCTGATGTCCTCCATTGGGAGAGGTCAGCCCCGCAGAAGGAGATGCAGGCATGGGCCAG GCCACATGAGGCCTTGGCCCAGGACAAGTCCTTCAACGCACTCGGGAAGGTCCTGTACCTCTTGGACAGCATCCtggatgggcag GTGAGCAGCGGCATCGCAGCCACCCCGGCCCCTGCTGCAGCTGCCACCCTGGACGTGGCCATTCAGCGTGGCCTGTCCCACAGAGCCCAGAG GCTGCTCTGTGTGGCTGTGGGACAGCTGGATCGGCCCCTGGACCTTGCCGATGATGG GAGGACGCTGTGGCTGAATATCAGGGGCAAGGAGGCAGCTGCCCTGTCCATGTTCCATGTTTCCACACCACTACCAGGG ACAACTGGTGGTTTCCTGAGCTACATCCTGGCCCTGGTGCTGCCCCTGGCCTATGGCTTCCAGCCTAACCTGGTGCTGGTggcactggggccagcccatggcctgCAGGCCCCTCAAGCTGCACTCCTGGCTGCACTGCTGCGGGTGCCAGCAGGGGGCCAAGTCTTGGTACTGGTTGAGGAGGTGAGTTGGGCAGAGTGGAGGTGCTGTGGGGTGACAAGTGGGGAGAGGCCAGTGACTCTCTGCTTCCACCTCTGCCCCTGGCCCAGGAATCCACACCCCAGCTTGCAGGGGTCCTGGTCCAGGCACTGCGTGGAGAGGGCccccccagcctgggccccttctCCAGGGCCTCCCCAGAGGAGATGCAGGCCCTGGAGCATCTGCGAGGGCAGCTGCGGACACAGTGGAAAATGCTGCAGGTGGCCG CTCCTCAAGGGCTGTGACCCGGTCGCCTGGCGTCGGCTGGGGTGGACATCCCAGGACGGACACCGCGATCCCGACCCCAGAGCCGGCGTTAACCGTCCCCGCACAGGTCGCCCGCGGCAGTGTCCTGAGGCCGGCCCTGCGTCCACTCGGCGCCCGGAGTCCCCGCCGGCCTGCGCGGACGGCCGGCCCTGCTCCCCACGCCCCGGCAGTAAACAGTTAAGCGAAAGTCTGACTCTGCCTTCTTGA
- the HDAC10 gene encoding polyamine deacetylase HDAC10 isoform X2 — protein MGTALVYHEDMTAARLLWDDPECEIECPERLTIALERLRQRGLEQRCLRLAAREASEEELGLVHSPEYVALLRGTQALGTGELQALSGQYDAIYFHPSTFHCARLAAGAALQLVDAVLTGAVQNGLALVRPPGHHSQRAAANGFCVFNNVAIAAKHAKQKHGLHSVLYFSWHRYEHGRFWPYLQESDTDAVGQGQGRGFTVNLPWNQVPAPHLRLPPRAPHPARLPCPTAPGLLSVAQDILPGLPPEAKPRGEDATAPLAGSNTDTLWPQVGMGNADYVAAFLHVLLPLAFEFDPELVLVAAGFDSAVGDPEGQMQATPECFAHLTQLLQVLACGRVCAVLEGGYHLESLSQSVCMMVQALLGDPPLPLSGPMEPHRSALESIQSVRAAQAPHWMSLQQQDAAPVLSPSTRSPEGSISPLLPGGPEFKAPVAQTEAQAMAALSSLLDQLRLYPTPPLRTAVALTELDAALVLPPDVLHWERSAPQKEMQAWARPHEALAQDKSFNALGKVLYLLDSILDGQVSSGIAATPAPAAAATLDVAIQRGLSHRAQRLLCVAVGQLDRPLDLADDGRTLWLNIRGKEAAALSMFHVSTPLPGTTGGFLSYILALVLPLAYGFQPNLVLVALGPAHGLQAPQAALLAALLRVPAGGQVLVLVEEVSWAEWRCCGVTSGERPVTLCFHLCPWPRNPHPSLQGSWSRHCVERAPPAWAPSPGPPQRRCRPWSICEGSCGHSGKCCRWPLLKGCDPVAWRRLGWTSQDGHRDPDPRAGVNRPRTGRPRQCPEAGPASTRRPESPPACADGRPCSPRPGSKQLSESLTLPS, from the exons ATGGGGACCGCACTCGTGTACCACGAGGACATGACGGCCGCCCGGCTGCTCTGGGACGA CCCCGAGTGTGAGATAGAATGTCCTGAGCGCCTGACTATAGCCCTGGAGCGCCTGCGGCAGCGCGGCCTGGAGCAGAGGTGTCTACGCTTGGCTGCCAGAGAGGCCTCggaggaggagctgggcctggTGCACAG CCCCGAGTATGTGGCCCTCTTGCGCGGGACCCAGGCCTTGGGCACTGGGGAGCTCCAGGCACTGTCTGGACAGTATGACGCCATCTACTTCCATCCG AGTACCTTCCACTGTGCCCGGCTGGCTGCAGGGGCTGCACTGCAGTTAGTGGATGCTGTGCTGACTGGAGCTGTGCAAAATGGGCTCGCTCTGGTGAG GCCTCCTGGGCACCACAGCCAGAGGGCTGCCGCCAATGGGTTTTGCGTGTTCAACAATGTGGCAATAGCAGCCAAACATGCCAAGCAGAAACACGGGCTGCACAG CGTCCTTTATTTCTCCTGGCACCGCTACGAGCATGGGCGCTTCTGGCCCTATCTTCAAGAGTCAGATACAGATGCTGTCGGGCAGGGGCAGGGCCGCGGCTTCACTGTCAACTTGccctggaaccaggtgcctgctCCTCACCTCAGACTCCCACCCAGAGCCCCTCACCCAGCCCgcctcccctgccccacagcTCCAGGCCTTCTGAGTGTAGCCCAGGACATCCTGCCAGGGTTACCCCCAGAGGCCAAGCCCCGGGGTGAAGATGCCACTGCCCCCCTGGCAGGGTCCAACACTGACACCCTGTGGCCGCAGGTCGGGATGGGAAATGCTGACTATGTGGCTGCCTTTCTGCATGTGCTGCTCCCCCTGGCCTTTGAG TTTGACCCTGAGCTAGTGCTAGTCGCGGCAGGATTTGACTCAGCGGTTGGGGATCCTGAG GGGCAGATGCAGGCCACTCCAGAGTGCTTCGCCCACCTCACGCAGCTACTGCAAGTGCTGGCCTGTGGCCGGGTCTGCGCTGTGCTGGAG gGCGGCTACCACCTGGAGTCGCTCTCTCAGTCAGTGTGCATGATGGTGCAGGCACTGCTGGGCGACCCCCCTCTGCCCCTGTCAGGGCCCATGGAGCCACATCGCAG TGCCCTGGAGTCCATTCAGAGTGTCCGGGCAGCCCAGGCCCCTCACTGGATGAGCCTCCAGCAGCAAG ACGCAGCCCCCGTATTGAGTCCCAGCACCCGCTCCCCAGAGGGGAGCATCTCGCCTCTGCTACCCGGGGGGCCCGAATTCAAGGCACCTGTGGCTCAGACTGAGGCTCAGGCCATGGCTGCCTTGAGCTCCCTACTGGACCAGTTGCGCCTCTACCCCACACCCCCTCTCCGCACGGCTGTTGCCCTGACTGAGCTGGATGCAGCCCTTGTCCTGCCCCCTGATGTCCTCCATTGGGAGAGGTCAGCCCCGCAGAAGGAGATGCAGGCATGGGCCAG GCCACATGAGGCCTTGGCCCAGGACAAGTCCTTCAACGCACTCGGGAAGGTCCTGTACCTCTTGGACAGCATCCtggatgggcag GTGAGCAGCGGCATCGCAGCCACCCCGGCCCCTGCTGCAGCTGCCACCCTGGACGTGGCCATTCAGCGTGGCCTGTCCCACAGAGCCCAGAG GCTGCTCTGTGTGGCTGTGGGACAGCTGGATCGGCCCCTGGACCTTGCCGATGATGG GAGGACGCTGTGGCTGAATATCAGGGGCAAGGAGGCAGCTGCCCTGTCCATGTTCCATGTTTCCACACCACTACCAGGG ACAACTGGTGGTTTCCTGAGCTACATCCTGGCCCTGGTGCTGCCCCTGGCCTATGGCTTCCAGCCTAACCTGGTGCTGGTggcactggggccagcccatggcctgCAGGCCCCTCAAGCTGCACTCCTGGCTGCACTGCTGCGGGTGCCAGCAGGGGGCCAAGTCTTGGTACTGGTTGAGGAGGTGAGTTGGGCAGAGTGGAGGTGCTGTGGGGTGACAAGTGGGGAGAGGCCAGTGACTCTCTGCTTCCACCTCTGCCCCTGGCCCAGGAATCCACACCCCAGCTTGCAGGGGTCCTGGTCCAGGCACTGCGTGGAGAGGGCccccccagcctgggccccttctCCAGGGCCTCCCCAGAGGAGATGCAGGCCCTGGAGCATCTGCGAGGGCAGCTGCGGACACAGTGGAAAATGCTGCAGGTGGCCG CTCCTCAAGGGCTGTGACCCGGTCGCCTGGCGTCGGCTGGGGTGGACATCCCAGGACGGACACCGCGATCCCGACCCCAGAGCCGGCGTTAACCGTCCCCGCACAGGTCGCCCGCGGCAGTGTCCTGAGGCCGGCCCTGCGTCCACTCGGCGCCCGGAGTCCCCGCCGGCCTGCGCGGACGGCCGGCCCTGCTCCCCACGCCCCGGCAGTAAACAGTTAAGCGAAAGTCTGACTCTGCCTTCTTGA